The proteins below are encoded in one region of Paraburkholderia phenazinium:
- the lpxA gene encoding acyl-ACP--UDP-N-acetylglucosamine O-acyltransferase gives MSRIHPTAIIEPGAQLDETVEIGPYAIVGPNVTIGAGTTIGSHSVIEGHTTIGEDNRIGHYASVGGRPQDMKYKDEPTRLVIGNRNTIREFTTIHTGTIQDAGVTTLGDDNWIMAYVHLGHDCHVGNNVILASNAQMAGHVTIGDHAIVGGMSGVHQYVRIGAHSMLGGASALVQDIPPFVIAAGNKAEPHGINVEGLRRRGFSADAISALRAAYRLLYKNSLSLEEAKVQLRDLASAGGDGDAPVQAFLDFVVASQRGIIR, from the coding sequence ATGAGCAGGATTCATCCCACTGCAATCATCGAGCCGGGCGCACAGCTCGACGAAACGGTTGAAATCGGGCCGTATGCCATTGTTGGCCCGAACGTCACGATTGGCGCGGGCACGACGATCGGCTCGCACAGTGTGATCGAAGGTCACACGACGATTGGCGAAGATAACCGCATTGGCCACTATGCATCGGTCGGTGGCCGGCCGCAGGACATGAAGTACAAGGACGAGCCGACCCGGCTCGTGATCGGCAATCGCAACACGATTCGCGAGTTCACGACGATCCACACGGGCACGATTCAGGACGCGGGCGTCACCACGCTCGGCGACGACAACTGGATCATGGCGTACGTGCATCTCGGGCACGACTGTCACGTGGGCAACAATGTCATCCTCGCGAGCAATGCGCAGATGGCCGGTCACGTGACGATCGGCGACCACGCGATCGTCGGCGGCATGTCGGGTGTGCACCAGTACGTGCGCATCGGCGCGCATTCGATGCTGGGCGGCGCGTCGGCGCTCGTGCAGGACATCCCGCCGTTCGTTATCGCGGCCGGCAACAAGGCCGAGCCGCATGGCATCAACGTCGAAGGTCTGCGCCGGCGCGGTTTTTCCGCGGATGCGATTTCGGCGCTGCGTGCCGCGTACCGCCTGCTGTACAAGAACAGCCTGTCGCTGGAAGAAGCGAAGGTGCAACTGCGCGATCTGGCCTCGGCCGGCGGCGATGGCGATGCGCCGGTGCAGGCGTTTCTCGACTTCGTGGTCGCGTCGCAACGCGGCATCATCCGCTAA
- the lpxB gene encoding lipid-A-disaccharide synthase yields the protein MVLQPSPLRLAMVAGEPSGDLLAASLLEGLGSHLPADTQYYGIGGPRMIAAGFDAHWPIEKLSVRGYVEVLRHIPEILGIRNELKRQLLAEPPTVFVGVDAPDFNFALEHALRDAGIPTVHFVCPSIWAWRGGRIKKIAKAVDHMLCVFPFETALLEKAGVAASYVGHPLADEIPLVPDTLGARRKLGLPESGPVIAVLPGSRRSEINLIGPTFFAAMELMQHREPGVRFVMPVATPALRELLQPLVDASPGLALTLVEGQAQVAMTAADAILVKSGTVTLEAALLKKPMVISYKVPWLTGQIMRRQGYLPYVGLPNILAGRFVVPEILQHFATPEALADATLKQLRDEANRRTLTEIFTEMHHVLKQNTALRAAEVVANVVETRKGRR from the coding sequence ATGGTCCTGCAACCGAGTCCGCTACGGCTTGCGATGGTCGCCGGAGAACCGTCCGGCGACCTGCTTGCTGCCTCCCTGCTGGAAGGTCTCGGCAGCCACTTGCCGGCCGATACGCAGTATTACGGCATTGGCGGCCCGCGTATGATCGCCGCGGGTTTCGACGCCCATTGGCCGATTGAAAAGCTGTCGGTGCGCGGCTATGTCGAAGTGCTGCGTCACATTCCCGAGATTCTAGGCATCCGCAACGAGCTGAAACGTCAGTTGCTGGCTGAGCCGCCAACTGTGTTTGTCGGCGTCGACGCGCCTGATTTCAACTTTGCCCTCGAGCACGCGCTGCGCGACGCCGGCATTCCGACCGTTCACTTCGTATGCCCGTCCATCTGGGCATGGCGCGGCGGCCGGATCAAGAAGATCGCCAAAGCCGTCGACCATATGCTGTGCGTGTTTCCGTTTGAAACCGCGCTGCTTGAAAAAGCCGGCGTGGCGGCCTCGTATGTCGGCCATCCGCTCGCGGACGAGATTCCGCTTGTACCCGACACGCTGGGCGCACGCCGCAAGCTGGGTCTGCCGGAAAGCGGCCCGGTGATCGCCGTGCTGCCAGGCAGCCGCCGCTCGGAAATCAATCTGATCGGCCCGACGTTTTTCGCTGCGATGGAGTTGATGCAGCACCGCGAGCCGGGCGTGCGCTTCGTGATGCCGGTGGCGACGCCGGCGTTGCGCGAATTGCTGCAGCCGCTCGTGGACGCCAGTCCGGGCCTCGCGCTGACGCTGGTGGAAGGGCAGGCGCAGGTGGCGATGACGGCGGCTGACGCGATCCTTGTCAAGAGCGGCACGGTGACGCTGGAAGCCGCGTTGCTGAAGAAACCGATGGTGATTTCCTACAAGGTGCCGTGGCTGACCGGTCAGATCATGCGGCGGCAAGGCTATTTGCCGTACGTCGGACTGCCGAATATTCTGGCTGGACGCTTCGTGGTGCCGGAAATCCTGCAGCACTTCGCGACGCCTGAGGCGCTCGCCGATGCCACCCTGAAACAGTTGCGCGACGAGGCCAACCGGCGCACGCTGACGGAAATTTTCACGGAAATGCATCACGTGCTGAAGCAGAACACTGCCCTGCGCGCCGCGGAAGTGGTGGCGAATGTGGTCGAAACGCGCAAGGGGCGTCGATGA
- the fabZ gene encoding 3-hydroxyacyl-ACP dehydratase FabZ codes for MSTEKINLDIHKILTLLPHRYPILLVDRVLELEPHKSIKALKNVSINEPYFMGHFPSRPVMPGVLILEALAQTAALLTFSEEPHDPANTLYLFVGIDNARFKRVVEPGDQLILNATFERHMRGIWKFKARAEVDGAVAAEADLMCAVRHTDTNGQ; via the coding sequence ATGAGCACCGAAAAAATCAATCTCGACATTCATAAGATTCTCACGCTGCTGCCGCATCGTTATCCGATCCTGCTCGTTGACCGGGTGCTCGAACTCGAACCGCACAAGAGCATCAAAGCGCTGAAGAACGTGTCGATCAATGAACCGTACTTCATGGGTCACTTCCCGAGCCGTCCGGTCATGCCGGGTGTACTAATCCTCGAGGCGCTTGCGCAGACCGCGGCGCTTTTGACGTTCTCGGAAGAGCCGCACGATCCGGCCAACACGCTGTATCTGTTCGTCGGCATCGACAATGCGCGTTTCAAGCGCGTGGTGGAGCCCGGCGATCAGCTGATCCTGAACGCAACGTTTGAGCGGCATATGCGCGGCATCTGGAAGTTCAAGGCGCGCGCCGAGGTGGATGGCGCGGTTGCCGCGGAAGCCGACCTGATGTGCGCAGTACGTCATACGGATACGAACGGCCAGTAA
- a CDS encoding OmpH family outer membrane protein — protein sequence MTLRTGMFSKRVTCAFATCALALSMTLSAGVAHGQEARIAAVNSDRILRESAAAKAAQTKLEAEFAKRDKDLQDMAQKLKSMSDALDKNGASMAPADRAEKQRDLSQLDTDFQRKQREFREDLNQRRNEELAAVLDRANKVIKQIAEQQHYDLIVQEAVYVSPRIDITDQVLKALAASANGASAPAGN from the coding sequence ATGACTTTGCGAACCGGTATGTTTTCGAAACGTGTGACGTGCGCCTTTGCGACGTGCGCGCTTGCGCTGTCAATGACTTTGAGCGCGGGTGTAGCGCACGGACAGGAAGCCAGGATTGCCGCCGTCAACTCGGATCGCATCCTGCGCGAGTCGGCTGCCGCGAAGGCGGCGCAGACCAAACTCGAGGCCGAATTCGCAAAACGCGACAAGGATCTGCAGGATATGGCGCAGAAGCTGAAGTCGATGTCGGATGCGCTGGACAAGAACGGCGCGTCGATGGCGCCGGCCGATCGCGCGGAAAAGCAGCGCGACCTGTCGCAACTGGACACCGATTTTCAGCGCAAGCAGCGTGAGTTCCGCGAAGACCTGAACCAGCGCCGCAATGAGGAACTGGCAGCCGTGCTCGACCGCGCCAACAAGGTGATCAAGCAGATCGCCGAGCAGCAGCACTACGACCTGATCGTGCAGGAAGCGGTGTATGTGAGCCCGCGCATCGACATTACCGACCAGGTCCTCAAGGCCCTGGCGGCGTCTGCGAATGGCGCGTCGGCCCCGGCCGGCAACTGA
- the lpxD gene encoding UDP-3-O-(3-hydroxymyristoyl)glucosamine N-acyltransferase → MAFTLEDIVQQFGGEVVGDRSHRVGSLAPLDQAGPNQLAFLANPKYLSQVETTRAGAVLINAEDLAKLGGAPEAGADGARLHGARNFIVTPNPYAYFARVAQTFIDMAAPKPVPGVHASATIDPSARIAASAVIGPHVTVEAGAVIGEHVRLDANVAIGRDTQIGAGSHLYPNVSVYYGCKIGERVIIHAGAVIGSDGFGFAPDFVGEGESRTGSWVKIPQVGAVSIGPDVEIGANTTIDRGAMADTVIEESVKIDNLVQIGHNCRIGAYTVIAGCAGIAGSTTIGRHCMIGGAVGIAGHVTLADHVIVTAKSGVSKSLLKPGMYTSAFPAVNHADWNKSAALLRNLDKLRDRIKALEAAAAADAPGNKA, encoded by the coding sequence ATGGCATTTACGCTCGAGGACATCGTCCAGCAGTTCGGCGGTGAAGTAGTCGGAGATCGCTCGCACCGCGTGGGCAGCCTGGCCCCGTTGGACCAGGCAGGCCCGAATCAGCTGGCGTTCCTCGCCAATCCGAAATATCTGTCGCAGGTCGAGACTACCCGCGCGGGTGCGGTGCTGATCAACGCTGAAGATCTCGCCAAACTAGGCGGCGCGCCCGAAGCGGGCGCCGACGGCGCCCGCTTGCACGGCGCCCGCAATTTCATCGTCACGCCCAACCCCTACGCTTACTTCGCGCGAGTCGCGCAGACGTTCATCGACATGGCCGCACCGAAGCCCGTGCCGGGCGTGCATGCCAGCGCGACGATCGATCCGTCGGCGCGGATCGCTGCAAGCGCGGTGATCGGCCCGCACGTCACGGTGGAAGCCGGCGCGGTGATCGGTGAGCACGTGCGGCTGGACGCGAACGTGGCGATCGGCCGCGACACGCAGATCGGTGCCGGCTCGCACCTGTATCCGAATGTCAGCGTGTACTACGGCTGCAAGATCGGCGAGCGTGTCATCATTCACGCCGGTGCCGTGATCGGCTCCGACGGCTTCGGCTTTGCGCCGGACTTCGTCGGCGAAGGCGAATCCCGGACGGGCAGCTGGGTCAAGATTCCGCAGGTCGGCGCTGTATCGATTGGCCCCGATGTCGAAATCGGCGCCAATACGACGATCGACCGCGGCGCCATGGCCGATACCGTGATCGAAGAATCCGTGAAGATCGACAACCTGGTGCAGATCGGTCATAACTGCAGGATTGGCGCGTACACGGTCATTGCCGGCTGCGCGGGCATTGCCGGCAGCACCACGATTGGCCGTCATTGCATGATCGGTGGCGCGGTGGGTATCGCCGGACACGTTACACTGGCCGATCATGTGATCGTCACCGCCAAGTCGGGCGTGTCGAAATCGTTGCTGAAACCGGGCATGTACACGAGTGCATTCCCGGCCGTGAACCACGCCGACTGGAACAAGAGCGCAGCATTGTTGCGCAACCTCGATAAACTGCGTGACCGTATCAAGGCGCTGGAAGCGGCTGCGGCCGCCGACGCGCCAGGCAACAAGGCGTGA
- the bamA gene encoding outer membrane protein assembly factor BamA, translated as MSKPRRLVPKSVAAAALAAHGLAAHATSPFVVQDIRIDGLQRIEPGTVFAYLPIQRGDIFSDDKASEAIRALYATGFFNDVKILTEGAVVIVQVTERPAIGTIDFSGLREFDKDNLSKALRSVGLSQGRFYDMALAQKAEQELKRQYLTHGYYAAEVRTTVTPIDQDRVALLFSVDEGPSAKIRQINFIGNKAFTDSTLSDEMQQATPNWFSWYTKNDLYSKDTLTSDLEKVRSYYLNRGYLEFSFDSTQVSLSPDRKDMYLTLTLHEGEPYTISGIHLAGDLLDREAELESLVKIRSGEVFSAEKLQATTKALIDKLGEYGYAFATVNAQPLIDQQRHTVDLTLQVDPSRRVYVRRVNIVGNVRTRDEAVRREMRQFESSWFDANRLALSKDRLNRLGYFSDVDVTTVPVEGTTDQVDVNVKVTEKPTGSITLGVGYGSGEGPILSAGVSQDNVFGSGTSLAVNINTAKTYRTLTVTQVDPYFTVDGIRRISDVYYRTQQPLYYCADSSFKIVTLGGDVRFGIPFSEVDTVYFGAGVEQNTLDVDAATPQTYIDYVNEFGRVSNNVPITAGWTRDARDSALVPSRGYFTQANAELGTPAGGTQYYKADISAQYYYSFARGFVLGFNLQGGYGSGVGGKPFPIFKNYYAGGIGTVRGYEPSSLGPRDATTGDPIGGSKLLVGNVELTFPLPGTGYDRTLRVFTFLDAGNVWGDEGNSVGANGLRYGYGVGLAWISPIGPLKLSLGFPLTRHNGDQYQKFQFQLGTAF; from the coding sequence TTGTCGAAACCTCGTCGCCTTGTACCTAAATCGGTCGCCGCTGCTGCTTTAGCCGCGCATGGGTTAGCTGCCCATGCTACGTCGCCGTTTGTGGTGCAAGACATCCGCATCGATGGGCTGCAGCGCATCGAGCCCGGCACGGTGTTCGCCTACCTGCCGATCCAGCGAGGGGATATTTTTTCTGACGACAAGGCCTCCGAAGCGATTCGCGCGCTGTATGCGACCGGCTTCTTCAATGACGTGAAGATCCTTACCGAGGGCGCAGTCGTGATCGTGCAGGTGACGGAGCGCCCGGCGATCGGCACAATCGACTTCTCCGGGCTGCGCGAATTCGACAAGGACAATCTGAGCAAGGCGCTTCGCTCGGTCGGGCTGTCGCAAGGCCGTTTCTACGACATGGCGCTCGCCCAGAAGGCCGAGCAGGAACTGAAGCGTCAATACCTCACGCACGGCTACTACGCGGCTGAAGTCAGGACAACGGTCACGCCGATCGACCAGGATCGCGTGGCACTGCTGTTCTCGGTGGACGAAGGTCCGAGCGCAAAGATTCGCCAGATCAACTTCATCGGCAACAAGGCGTTCACCGACAGCACGTTGTCCGATGAGATGCAGCAGGCCACGCCGAACTGGTTCTCGTGGTACACGAAGAACGACCTGTACTCGAAAGACACGCTGACCAGCGATCTCGAGAAGGTTCGCTCGTACTACCTGAATCGCGGCTACCTCGAGTTCTCGTTCGACTCGACGCAGGTCTCGCTGTCGCCGGACAGGAAAGACATGTATCTCACGCTCACCCTGCATGAGGGCGAGCCGTACACAATTTCCGGCATCCACCTGGCCGGTGATCTGCTGGACCGTGAAGCTGAACTCGAGTCGCTAGTCAAGATCAGGTCCGGCGAGGTTTTTTCGGCTGAGAAGCTGCAGGCCACCACCAAAGCGCTCATCGACAAGCTCGGCGAATATGGCTATGCCTTCGCCACGGTGAACGCCCAGCCGCTGATCGACCAGCAACGTCACACGGTCGATCTGACGCTGCAAGTCGACCCGAGCCGGCGCGTCTATGTGCGCCGCGTCAACATCGTCGGCAACGTTCGCACGCGCGACGAAGCGGTGCGTCGTGAAATGCGCCAGTTCGAGAGTTCGTGGTTCGATGCGAATCGCCTCGCGTTGTCCAAGGATCGATTGAACCGCCTCGGCTACTTCTCGGACGTGGACGTGACCACGGTGCCCGTCGAAGGCACGACGGACCAGGTGGACGTGAACGTCAAGGTCACAGAAAAGCCGACCGGCTCGATCACGCTCGGCGTCGGTTACGGCTCGGGCGAAGGCCCGATCCTCTCGGCGGGCGTTTCGCAGGACAACGTGTTTGGCTCCGGCACGAGCCTCGCGGTGAACATCAACACGGCGAAGACCTACCGCACGCTGACTGTCACTCAGGTCGATCCATATTTCACGGTGGACGGCATCAGGCGCATTAGCGACGTCTACTATCGCACGCAGCAGCCGTTGTACTACTGCGCGGATTCGAGCTTCAAGATCGTCACCTTGGGCGGTGACGTCAGGTTCGGCATCCCGTTCTCGGAAGTCGATACGGTCTATTTCGGCGCCGGTGTTGAGCAAAATACGCTCGATGTAGACGCTGCCACGCCGCAAACCTATATCGACTACGTGAACGAATTCGGCCGGGTGTCGAACAACGTGCCGATAACAGCGGGCTGGACACGCGATGCGCGCGACAGCGCACTGGTGCCGAGTCGTGGCTACTTTACTCAGGCGAATGCCGAACTCGGCACGCCGGCGGGCGGCACGCAGTATTACAAGGCCGACATCAGCGCGCAGTACTATTATTCGTTTGCGCGTGGTTTCGTCCTGGGTTTCAATCTCCAGGGCGGTTACGGCAGTGGCGTCGGCGGCAAGCCTTTTCCGATCTTCAAGAATTACTACGCGGGCGGTATCGGGACGGTGCGCGGCTATGAGCCGAGCTCTCTGGGACCGCGCGACGCAACGACAGGCGACCCGATCGGCGGCTCGAAGCTGCTGGTGGGTAACGTCGAATTGACGTTCCCCTTGCCGGGCACAGGCTATGATCGCACCCTGCGAGTGTTTACGTTTCTCGACGCAGGCAACGTCTGGGGCGATGAAGGCAACAGCGTGGGGGCGAACGGCTTGCGTTACGGTTACGGCGTCGGTCTTGCGTGGATCTCGCCGATCGGACCGCTCAAACTGAGTCTGGGTTTCCCGCTCACCAGACACAACGGCGACCAGTACCAGAAATTCCAGTTCCAGCTCGGAACGGCATTCTGA